The Phragmitibacter flavus genome contains a region encoding:
- the rseP gene encoding RIP metalloprotease RseP, giving the protein MDFLLNALRFIGILFLVVMVFNLMILVHELGHFLAAKWRGLKVEKFYIWFGKPIWKKKINGVEYGLGSIPAGGFVMLPQMAPMDAIEGSGETDREQLPPITPLDKIIVAFAGPLFSFLLAAFFACLVWHFGKAEYEGEKVTTIGWVLKDGPADRAGLLPGDKIVSIDGSPIKSWRGMVDSVVWGIMASEGDTIHFLVERPGQGEVKVPVAAEKPKAEVEVAWWKSIFTRPPFRQVGISAVQKLTVGGFMDDQPNSPAQEAGLLKGDEIVSVNGAKAWNIGGLNELLKASSGKPVQLGYLRGDATLEATVTPRPPDQRPADWNLDDTAFLNLGIIWDVNGERKLAHPLPQDQLWDASRTIFQTLSKLMPGSGSDIGASHLSGFIGIGNVYYRLFQNPDFWDAWLSVIWFSVVLNINLAILNMLPFPVLDGGHIVMAILEWIRRKPINIRLLEVLQTACVLLLLGFMVFVSFKDTGDIMGVGRKKEAAESAVEPKFLPPAQRSSTGNP; this is encoded by the coding sequence ATGGATTTCCTGCTCAACGCACTCCGCTTCATTGGTATTTTGTTTCTTGTCGTCATGGTGTTTAACCTGATGATTCTCGTTCACGAGCTCGGTCATTTCCTGGCGGCAAAGTGGCGGGGACTCAAGGTGGAGAAGTTTTACATCTGGTTTGGTAAGCCGATCTGGAAGAAAAAAATCAACGGAGTGGAGTATGGATTGGGGAGCATCCCGGCGGGCGGGTTTGTGATGCTGCCGCAGATGGCGCCGATGGATGCGATTGAAGGTTCAGGTGAGACCGATCGGGAGCAGTTGCCGCCGATCACCCCGCTGGACAAGATCATCGTGGCATTTGCGGGTCCTCTTTTCAGCTTCCTGCTGGCGGCGTTTTTCGCCTGTTTGGTGTGGCATTTCGGCAAGGCGGAGTATGAGGGGGAGAAAGTGACGACGATTGGCTGGGTGTTGAAGGATGGTCCTGCGGATCGGGCGGGGTTGTTGCCAGGGGATAAGATCGTGAGCATTGATGGCAGCCCTATAAAAAGTTGGCGTGGGATGGTGGACAGCGTGGTGTGGGGGATTATGGCGAGTGAGGGGGATACGATTCATTTTTTGGTGGAGCGTCCTGGTCAGGGCGAAGTGAAGGTGCCGGTGGCGGCAGAGAAGCCGAAGGCTGAGGTGGAAGTGGCTTGGTGGAAGTCGATTTTTACGCGTCCGCCATTTAGACAGGTGGGCATCAGTGCGGTGCAGAAGTTGACGGTGGGCGGGTTTATGGATGACCAGCCGAATAGCCCGGCGCAGGAGGCGGGTTTGTTGAAGGGAGATGAGATTGTGAGCGTGAATGGGGCGAAGGCCTGGAATATTGGGGGGTTGAATGAGTTGTTGAAGGCGAGCAGTGGCAAGCCGGTGCAGTTGGGTTATTTGAGGGGGGATGCAACGCTGGAGGCGACGGTGACTCCGCGTCCGCCGGATCAGCGTCCGGCTGATTGGAATCTGGATGATACGGCTTTTTTGAATCTTGGGATCATTTGGGATGTGAATGGGGAGAGGAAGCTGGCGCATCCTTTGCCGCAGGATCAGTTGTGGGATGCTTCACGGACGATTTTTCAAACGTTGAGCAAGCTTATGCCGGGTAGTGGCAGTGACATCGGCGCGAGCCATTTGAGCGGGTTTATTGGGATCGGAAATGTGTATTACCGCCTGTTCCAGAATCCGGATTTTTGGGATGCGTGGTTGAGTGTGATCTGGTTCAGCGTGGTGCTGAACATCAACCTGGCGATTCTGAACATGCTGCCGTTTCCGGTGTTGGATGGCGGTCACATTGTGATGGCCATTCTGGAGTGGATTCGTCGCAAGCCGATCAATATCCGGTTGTTGGAAGTGTTGCAGACGGCGTGTGTGCTGTTGCTGCTGGGCTTCATGGTGTTTGTGAGCTTCAAGGATACTGGCGACATCATGGGCGTGGGACGTAAGAAAGAAGCAGCGGAGTCGGCGGTGGAGCCGAAGTTTTTGCCGCCAGCGCAGCGCTCTTCGACCGGAAATCCGTAG